AATCTTACAGATTAGAAATTTGGCCCAACCGGTTGGACAGAAGTTTAAAATTCAAATAGTTGAAGCAGTGTCACACTGACTGATACGTCCTCCCAACTTTACACAGCTTGTTATGATGAATTCTTTTCACAAGTCAAAAAGGATTAAAAAGATAAGAGGCGCTTCCTCCATCGATGTTGACTCTAAGTTGGCCACAGCTGCCTTTCCAGTCTCTACATTTAAGTTTTTCAGTTCTTGACTTACAAAAATAATTGAGTAAAACCTTGTAGAATAGGACCTTGTAGCCTTGCCTCGTTTCAGAAGTCACTGCTGGGCATCACATCTTGGTGATCATGATGAATCAACTCTCATCTCCCATTTCTAAAGTAAAATTGATTTGGTAACCttaaaagattaaataaaagGGTCAAATTATGAAGAAAAGAAATACATGAAATCTGATCCATTTAATCTTTCTCAAGGGATCAATTTTTTTCTAACTGTGACTGTTTGCTGGCCAGCAGGAATAATGGTTTTATTAAGTGGTCAAATAGATTTCTGACAAATCTAAATAAGTTGTTTGCTGGGAGCACTCGTTTGTTACTATAACAAATCTTGTGTCATTGTATGTCACCAGCACTATTAGGGTGAGAGGTTGTGTAAGGTCTACTGTCAAGTGCACAACATTACATTCAAATGCTTTCATTTGGATTCAGCTTTGAGAACTACACACTCCTCCAAGGGCTAATTGTAGAGTTCCAGAAAAGTTTTGATCGCTTTTCAAATACTCTGAGAAGAAAACGATACATTTGGGTTGACTGAAAAATTGCCTTTTAACCTAAATAGCATTTTAAAACACGTTAATAATTCATAATGCTTCTATTCAAGTAACCACAATCATACTTACAAATACTCTCCTGACAGCTGAATATCTGAGGTACGGCTCTACTTATAACCTCTCTGCCACTAAAAACAGTCACTTCTTTTTATTTTGGGTGAAATGTAGACTAATTTCAAACAAGCTGCAAGTGTCAAATGTGCTACAAAGCCTGCTTGATATTTTTATATTCGGGTCAGCAATCCTTCCTTTGCCAAGCACCATGCAGGAATGTGCTTCAAGGAGTTTATCAGCCCCACTGCCTCAGAGCTCAGGTCATATGCTGCACCTTACAACTGGCGGTCATAATGTAAGAAGGTTTCTACCACTGAGAGGGACCATGTCTAATAGTTTATTTGAACATAGTTTTACTGCAGCCATCAAAATGACCTTAAATGAGGGATCCTCAGAGTCAAAGAAAGAGGTGAGTTTAAAATGAACCAGCCTGCTGAATATTTACATTGTCAACCTTTGTTTTGCTGGCTTTATAAGGCAGATTCCATTTAAATAACTTTCCTTCCTGAATATTATGCAGCGTGGCTCCTTTGCTAAGGTAATTGGCAGCATTGCTTCTTAGGGAAGGGTTTTGTCTACAATGCATAGAACAAGTTTGCAtgatattcattttttttatttggtggTAAATCCCTCTGTTTTAGATGTTGTCAATGTTATTTCAAACTGAGCCATTTGTTGTGAgggtttgaattgttttttgtGATGGCACTGGGGAGTTAGTGTTAATTCACTGTATTTGGTTTTGAAATCTATGACAGGACGCACGAGTCAAAATAGATTAACGAGATGTGACTGTCAGATTTCAAATTTTGTTATCTAAAATGTAGTCTACCACCTTCTGTAAAGACAGGGTTTATTAAGGGTTAAGAAATGTAATGCATCTTTAATTTACCTTACTGTTAACAGCAAAGAAATACTTTAACAACTTCAGGGTTGGCAAGTTGTAAAACTCCCTCGTGATTTTCAATCTTCACTGTTCTTGCAGTTTTGGGTTTTGTAACCTAATCATCTGTTTTGTTCTGAGTTTTAATCCCTAAAAAGCCAGATTCAAAAAACTTGACTGTTGGAAAAAGCAAACTGTTGGGTCTAAAAGTTAACCCAgctggaacacagttcactcaagacaaccccagtgaacaacaaaacacagtgcacaagattgtatttttacttgcaaGAGGAGCCGGACGGAGTGACAGAACTTACTCCTTCACCCGTGCTCAAACGACTCCATCCGACTTTCCCCGTGTagttctttttattacacagcttagttacaatcagcatacATAAAATAATCTTGTGAGCAAGATGCAACAAATATTTCACTGGGACATCTTGTTCCCCATGTGTTGAGTTGTGGCACATTATCCTAGAGCACCCTGTTTCTCACAGTTCACTTGAACTACTTTGTATCACACCAAGCAAAGTTCACACACTACAtgtctgtctataaaatgttgtttactcaaaatgaaaatctatatacagttttccaacaaacaaaaactcttgGCATAGcaataaatacttatcttggGAAGGGACGAGGACCAGGGAACAAACAGGTTTCTTGGCATGGAGCgcaaacaaagatccggccaactgagaggggagactggagactaaatagggagtgagagtgattggagagtgagtgcagctgagggaaaaaaacacaggtgaagtgaatgaactaataaacagagtgcagggaaactgaggcatggctaaaaaaaaaactaaacatggactgaaaatcaaaacCTGGACCTAAACTGAATACAAAAACGCAACTAAAACATTAGTCCCATGGAGTGAAACAGTCAACCCATTGTGTGTTTACTGCTCATGATTGTATGTGGCATTTTTCTAAGCATCTAACAAGTTATTGTATCTTTAATCCTTTAACATCTGTCATCAGCGTTACACAAGCACATATTCTGGCCTCATTTTAATGACATTTAAGGTTTGTGATTCATGAAAATGTGGGTCAAAAAGGAGATAAGATCCGGACATAATCAAATGAGGTCAGTCAATGgaaagctctgatgctgttaTCTTCACCAATTAGAGTCCTTAATTCTAAACATCTACTTTTTATACTAGACATTCAATTTGCCTGTTTTaccactttctttctttctttcttacttacttactttttGTACAAGTACCAAACTGAGCAGTGTTGAGAGTTTGAGTGCAGTGGTAATGCCATTAAATCTTGATAAACATGGAATGGCCAAATTGTGGGGCAGATTCTCCACACTCATTTCCTGACAACAGTTCAATTGTATGATCCTCAGCATAAATACATCCTCCCGTCGAATTTAACTTTACTTTTTGGAGCGCTTGCATGAAGGATACTAAGATATTGAAAGTTAGAGCAACTTAGACTTAGAGCAACAAAATGCCAAAAGAGCTTGTAGATGAATACGAGCCTCTGCTCATTAAAGGGATCAAAGATACAAAGCGGGTATGTAAATTATAATGAATTTTAACTTTTGACAAAAGCTGGTTGCGTCTACAAGGTCTACATTTTTCTGAGACTTCTGaaatttatctgaaatgatatgtgtgtgtttgtgcttttcTACTTTCAGTTTCCAAACAAATCACTACTATTGGCTGTGTTTGCTGCTTGTGTTGGTGGAACCTTTCAATATGGATATAATATATCTGTCATCAATGCGCCCACAAGGGTAATAACTATCTTGCCTCTAATTGTTATGGCTTGACCAAAGACTATAGATCCAAAGAGCAGTGGAGAGTACTAATGATAAATGGTAGTAATGGTAAAGTTAAAGTGGTTCTCTAACAAAACACAGTATTCAGTCTAAGTCACTTATGATTATGTTTATCAGTTGTAAAATGGCGTTCCATAATATTTTTGTATGATTGAACAAGTTTAGCTGTAAGCTAAAGCTGTATTTATATACACACACCTACTGTTTGAACTCGTCTTATTGAACTAATGTTAAACTTTACTGCCATGTGAGGTAGCATTTGCTGTTTGTGAATGAAGAAATTATTTGTAATGatctgctgtttttatttattcatatatttatttttccctCTTTTATCTTTAGCATGTACAAGATTTCATCAACACCACCTGGATGGAGCGTTACCAAAGTAACATATCGGCAGATCTCCTTACCCTTCTCTGGTCTACCATTGTATCCATTTTCACCCTGGGAGGACTTATAGGTGTATCGATAGGTGGGACTTTGTCTGTGAAGCTGGGGAGGTATGGACCCATATCAAGTAATGATATTCTGATCTGATTAAAATGGCTTTGTCTTTTGTCTGTACTAAAGGTTTGACATTTGGTACTGTAATGTGGTTGTATCAGGAAAAGGACACTGCTGACCAATAATGCATTTGCATTGACGGCTGCTCTGCTGATGGGTCTGAGTTCTTATGCAGGATTATTTGAATTACTCATCATTGGACGATTTATCAGTGGAATAAATGCAGGTAAGTATTTCAAGAACACAAGCAAAGCCTTCAAACAGATGCAAAGTCCAGAAATATTTAAACACAGACATCATTTTTGTTACTGATTTACCTTTAAACATATCAAAGTTATAGTTTTACAAATATATTGACTTGAAGTTCAGACATTCCAGGGTAATTTGAGGGTATTCACATCCAAACTGCTGAAGGGATTTTAGAGAGACAGCTGTTTGAGGAGCTAAAGCAGTCAGACAGAACACAAAAGCTGTACTATGAACCGGTGTGGGTTATCCCTTCATTATTTTATCACTTAAGCAGACACAAGATCTGAAGTTCATTCAGTGTTGCATTAGCATTTGAAAGCTGCTGTTGTGAACCCACAGCATGTGATGCAAGTGAACAACTCCATCAGACAGCAGGGGCATTACTGGCTATGTAAACTGAGAGAAATCAGAGCATGCTGCTGAGCTTAGCAACCCATAACAGGAGGACAAAAGATTATGATAGAATAATCAAAGACAAATCTCCCCCATGATGACGGGAAGAAAAAAGTTTTGAGATGATTTGAAATGAGCGTGTCTGTCCTCCATATGCACTGATCCCTGATGACATGACAGCCTGATTCATTCAAGTGTAAAAGTTTCAGATTCAGCCAACACGCAGCAAAGCTGATTGAACAGCGCTTCATAATGCAAATTGAGAAGGACTCAAAACATGCTGGAAAGTCAACCAAGGGGACCTTGAAGACAAAGAAGATATATTCATTTGTCCAATTACATTTCAGCACAGGAATGTTTTTACATATATCAAAGAGCTGCAATTCCTAAATCCTTCCTTCAATTTACAGTAGATGTGAATACTCATGAGTAAAAGCTGCCTACATAATTCCAAAACTAACTTTATATGAGGCTGCCTATCAAGCTTTGTGAAATGTAACTTTgattgtttttgcttttatttctttacttatttttgaAGGCATTGCCATATGCGTTCAACCTCTGTACTTGGGGGAAATAGCTCCAACTGCCCTGCGTGGTGCCATGGGAATGGGAACCTCTGTTTTCATCACTGGTGGGATCTTAACGGGACAAGTGATGGGTCTCAAGTAAATGCTGAACACTAAGATCACAATAGTGCCATGAAATATTTCCTTTACAGTCAAATCTGTTTTCTTAATTGCTTTGTGATTAAATGAGCATTCTGGTTTAAAGACTTACTGAAAAGGCATGCTGATCAGATGGCTTTGTGTGACTATACAGAGAAGTCCTGGGCAATGAGGAATACTGGCCCATCCTGCTCTCCACGACATTTATcccagcagttctgcagctccTAATCCTGCCCTGGTTTCCAGAGAGCCCACGCTACCTGCTAATTGATAAAAGAGATGATGAGGGATGTAAAAAAGGTAAAAGATTGCAACTGCTGCTATATTACTTGCatttaaaaatcaatgttgcgGATAgcagtgaactgtgttcacagacaatgatttctggaagtgttcctgataTGAGCTCATTCAGTGATTTCTTTTTAGGAAATTTGTTGTACCTTTAGACACGATACTGAATCCCACATTGCCTCGGATTAATTTAtaggtgtgtgtgaatgggttaATGTGGCATGTAAAGCCTTTTGATGAACCAACAGGTCTTGAAACGTAAAATACATCGATCTACCGCTTACCCTTTTGCTAAAGGCAGAGACATTTATCTTATAATGGCTATCAGTTAAAGCATGTGACCTCGTGCCGGTATGAAAAGAAAGTGGTTTGACGCAGCAAACCTTCTGATCGAATCCTAAAAGTCAGACTCGTGTAGCCTGACCAGATGAGAAGAATGGTGTCTTCAGAAGATTTAAGTGACTGTGTCATGTGTTACTATCTACAGCCTTGAGGCAGCTGTATGGCTCAGCTCACTGTGATGGTGCACTGGAGGATATTGAGAGAGAGCGGAACAATTTGGAAGGTTTCCAGGCCAAAAAACCCTGGGAGCTATTTTCTGATCGCACTGTACGCTGGCAGCTCCTCACCATCATTCTGCTCAACATGGCGCAACAGCTGAACGGCATCAATGCTGTATGTATGACGTCCCTCACATGAACCACATGAATGACTTTGTGAAAATTAGGAAAaagttttattcagaaagtaaaaaaattattaatattttttctgtttACATGTTCTCTAGATTTACTTCTACGCAGATTATGTGTTCAGACAATCTGGTATTCCCACTGATAAAATACCATATGCGACTGTCGGCACCGGTGCTTGTGAATGCATCACTGCTTTAACGTGTGTAAGTATGAGTTTCTCATCAAAATTTGTAAGAACGTTCCTGCTGTGAGCCcttaatgtctgtttttttttttttttcttgatatcTACATATCAGGTAAGAATGGATAGACAATTCACTCTCAAAACTTAAGCACCTGGTCTTCTGGACAAACACACCCCTAACCCAACTTACTTTAAGTGTCCTTTTAGGTTGTTTTTCAATATAGGTTCAATGATTTGCTAATCATGGTTTCTGTTTTCATGTACATTTCATACGGTCTTTTTGGAAACAGGGTTGTGGAcaagagaaacaaagctaacACAATAACACAAAGCAGCAAGGGGGAGGAAGAGTATGTATAAGATCACCGTGAATATAGAAAAAGGTGTTATCTTGTAAAGATATAGAATATAATAGGAACAAATCTAATAACATTGCACAAAAGGTCTGATTAAACCTCAGAGCATGTGTTTGTCTGGGGAGTGTTTTTGGTCTTGTGACATGCTGTGTGTCTCACAGGGTATGCTCATTGAATGTCTTGGAAGGAAAGTGCTCATCACGGGAGGATACATACTGATGAGCTTTTGCTGTATCTTATTCACACTGACGCTCACTTTTCAGGTAATGAACCTCAAAACCAGATTTCAGTTTTTAGATTTGGACTATAATTTAAGTTTGTTGTAACATTTTCTCTGTGTGATTTCTTCTCAACCAGGATGTCAGCCCAGTTTTTCCATACTTGAGCATGGCCTGTGTTTTTGCATTTATCTTAAGTTTTGGCTTAGGACCAGGTAAGTGAATTAAGTAGTAGCTTTCCCCTGCTCTATCCTCACTCGTTACATCAAGGATATATTCaacttctttcttcttttctaaaGGAGGTGTGACTAACATCTTAACCACCGAGCTGTTCACACAAACCTCACGCCCAGCAGCATTCATCATCGCAGGATCAGTGAATTGGCTGAGCTTCTTCTTCATTGGCCTGGTCTTCCCCTTCATTGTAGTGGGTGTTCAAGATTGTTGAGATGTTTTTTCCCCTGTCACATGATTTTTGAATAAGGACCCTGGCTAGCATGTTTGTTGCgctgactttttttaaaaaaaatttttaattttCACAGATCGGGCTGCAGCAGTACTGTTTCCTGGTCTTCTTGGCAGTTAGCTCCTTGGTGGCAATCTACATTTTCCTTGTTGTTCCGGAAACAAAGAATAAAACCTTTGTGGAGATCCAAAATGAGTTCCAGTCTACCAGCAAGAGAAAGTTCTGCAGCTCTAACGGTGCAGGGACAATACTCTCATCATCTTCCATGTGAAATGTGACTGAGCAAAACTAACCATGCCTTACAAAATCTCTACATCTGATAATATTTAGATGACAAAGTAAAGAGGATTCATAGTCAACACATAACGCAATATATCTGAGATGAGGGCGTATTACTGAATTATACTATAATCCAAGGTGGCCTTCAGAGAAGTGCTGGGTATGTAGTTGTATTTGTTTTGGTCATCTATAATTTAAAGCTATTTTAATATGTAACATTtggcttttttaaatgttgattTGTACCATCTCTATAAAAGGTGCTCTGTTTAGATTTTTCAATAAAGATAATTTGATCAAAGGAAACATTGGATGCTATCAAGACTGTCGTTTTCTAACCCATATGATCTGAAAAAACGAATGGTTTATGCATTTACTACCTGGACAGCTTGTTAACAAAGGTAATTGAATTAAGAGAGAGACTGCACCTCTTTATATCCATATATACATACAATATGAATGAAacgaagactttttttttcccaccttgGTGAGCAAAAGGCCAATCCTTTCTGTTAGTTTTCTGAATAGTAGCAACATATTTCCATCTCCAGTCAAATATCTCGAAGACACTCTTGAGGACAGGATGTTGGCCTcagccatttttattttttttgctttttgaagCATGGGGTTGTGTGTATCAGTGTATTCAGTGTCGGCATCAGACAGTTGTTGACTTTGCCACTTCTTGCTTTCATGGTTTTTCGCAGAATTTCTGTGTAACAACAGTGTGTGGTCCATCGGGACCCCTGCTGGGTTGCAATGTCACGTTACAACAAAGACCACTTTACATGGGTCCAGTAAGTCTATCTGCATGATGCAGATGTGACACAGCGAAAACATCCATAATATATACTGTACAGCGCTCACTCTAAATTTTTGAGAGCTGAGTAGCTGTACATGGCAAAATGTTTTCTCTTCTCGTGGTCCCCTTCTGAATAGCTTTTAGCAGTAGCTTTAGCTTCTCTGTCAGGAAACATTCTGATTTTCCAAACCGAGAGCACGCTACAGTCTACCAAATGTAAGAACTTGATTATTTGTAAGTACTTCACACATTTCTTCAACATAAATAAAGAAGCGTACCAAATTATACTGAAACATGGGACAGAGGCTGATCTCTCTCCTTTGACCTTCTGAGtctttctttgcacacccttttGTGCACCCTGCTCTGCACAAAGACAAGAGCTTTTCTCTTAAGGCATTGTCTGGAGTTTACAGTCCACCACCTCTTTAAATGCAGTCTCAATGatcctcttttttaaaaaaaaaaaaaacaacgtcaATAGGGTGGGTACATTTGTAAGCAAAGTTGCCAAAGTGGCTTTGGCACTGTGAACAGTCATGAACTCGTGAACAGTCATGAACTCATGAACAGTAATGTTAAATCCAAAACCAACCTGCCAACGAGTTTGGAACTGAAGAGAGTGACCAAACACTGCTTAACTACTGAGTACAAGCAAGCAAGTAGAGCTGGGTTAGGTTGCAAGGGTGGCTGCTCAAAAATAATAACCTTACCAAATCTGGTCATGAGTTTTTGGGTCATTTCTTATCTCCTTTGGTATGCTTAACTTCAAACTGCATCATGAAAACCATGAGTGATTGAATTAATTTCATGGCATGCAGCTTACACAAATAACTGAGGCTCAGTAGTCTAGCACTGCAGCTGACATCTGATGTGCTTCACttggcagaaaaaaaatccaagattGTTAAACGTGCTACTGATTTTTAGCAACAGGCCACTGAAAACAGAAGCCATA
This Odontesthes bonariensis isolate fOdoBon6 chromosome 6, fOdoBon6.hap1, whole genome shotgun sequence DNA region includes the following protein-coding sequences:
- the LOC142382752 gene encoding solute carrier family 2, facilitated glucose transporter member 11-like; its protein translation is MPKELVDEYEPLLIKGIKDTKRFPNKSLLLAVFAACVGGTFQYGYNISVINAPTRHVQDFINTTWMERYQSNISADLLTLLWSTIVSIFTLGGLIGVSIGGTLSVKLGRKRTLLTNNAFALTAALLMGLSSYAGLFELLIIGRFISGINAGIAICVQPLYLGEIAPTALRGAMGMGTSVFITGGILTGQVMGLKEVLGNEEYWPILLSTTFIPAVLQLLILPWFPESPRYLLIDKRDDEGCKKALRQLYGSAHCDGALEDIERERNNLEGFQAKKPWELFSDRTVRWQLLTIILLNMAQQLNGINAIYFYADYVFRQSGIPTDKIPYATVGTGACECITALTCGMLIECLGRKVLITGGYILMSFCCILFTLTLTFQDVSPVFPYLSMACVFAFILSFGLGPGGVTNILTTELFTQTSRPAAFIIAGSVNWLSFFFIGLVFPFIVIGLQQYCFLVFLAVSSLVAIYIFLVVPETKNKTFVEIQNEFQSTSKRKFCSSNGAGTILSSSSM